One Dictyoglomus turgidum DSM 6724 DNA window includes the following coding sequences:
- the wecB gene encoding non-hydrolyzing UDP-N-acetylglucosamine 2-epimerase — protein sequence MGSFKVISIVGARPQFIKLAPFSIELRKSGIKEVILHTGQHYDENMSDLFFKELEIPEPDYNLGIGSSSHGEQTGRMLIGIEEVLIKEKPDVVIVYGDTNSTLAGALASSKLHIPLAHVEAGLRSFNKKMPEEINRIVADHLSDILFAPTETAVENLKREGIEKGVYLVGDIMFDALMHFSKLAKEKSKILEKLSLYPKGYYLVTIHRAENTDNPERLKSIFSALQELDKEVIFPIHPRTKNKVKEFGLEDYLKSRIRIIDPVGYLDMIQLEKNAYAILTDSGGVQKEAFWLKVPCITLREETEWVEIVKLKWNRLVGANKEKILEAVRNIKEGEDVNFEENYSAPKMREILVRELEKRGGEFK from the coding sequence ATGGGAAGCTTTAAAGTAATTTCCATAGTAGGAGCCCGCCCTCAATTTATAAAACTTGCTCCTTTTTCAATTGAGCTTAGAAAAAGCGGAATAAAGGAAGTTATTCTTCACACAGGTCAGCATTACGATGAAAACATGAGTGATCTCTTCTTTAAAGAATTGGAAATTCCAGAGCCAGATTATAACCTTGGGATAGGTTCAAGCTCCCATGGTGAGCAAACAGGAAGGATGCTTATAGGAATAGAAGAAGTCTTAATAAAAGAAAAACCTGATGTAGTAATAGTATATGGAGATACAAACTCTACTTTAGCTGGAGCTTTGGCAAGTTCTAAACTTCACATTCCTTTAGCCCATGTAGAAGCGGGACTTAGAAGTTTTAATAAGAAGATGCCTGAGGAGATAAATAGAATTGTAGCAGATCACCTTTCGGATATTCTTTTTGCACCTACAGAAACTGCAGTGGAGAATCTTAAAAGAGAAGGTATAGAAAAAGGCGTATACTTAGTAGGGGATATAATGTTTGATGCTCTTATGCATTTTTCTAAATTAGCAAAAGAAAAAAGTAAAATTTTAGAGAAGCTTTCTCTTTATCCTAAAGGTTATTACTTAGTTACAATTCATAGAGCTGAGAATACTGATAATCCTGAAAGATTAAAAAGTATCTTTTCAGCCCTCCAAGAATTAGATAAAGAAGTGATCTTTCCTATTCATCCCAGGACAAAAAATAAAGTAAAAGAATTTGGTTTAGAAGATTATTTAAAGAGCAGAATTAGAATAATAGATCCAGTTGGATACCTTGATATGATACAGCTTGAGAAAAATGCGTATGCAATTTTGACAGATTCTGGAGGGGTCCAAAAAGAAGCTTTTTGGCTTAAGGTTCCATGTATTACCTTAAGGGAAGAAACAGAATGGGTAGAAATAGTGAAGCTTAAATGGAATAGATTAGTTGGTGCAAATAAAGAAAAGATATTAGAAGCTGTAAGAAATATAAAAGAGGGGG